One Globicephala melas chromosome 4, mGloMel1.2, whole genome shotgun sequence genomic window carries:
- the SST gene encoding somatostatin, protein MLSCRLQCALAALSIVLALGGVTGAPSDPRLRQFLQKSLAAAAGKQELAKYFLAELLSEPNQTENDALEPEDLSQAAEQDEMRLELQRSANSNPAMAPRERKAGCKNFFWKTFTSC, encoded by the exons ATGCTGTCCTGCCGTCTCCAGTGCGCGCTGGCCGCGCTCTCCATAGTTCTGGCTCTGGGCGGTGTCACCGGCGCGCCCTCAGATCCCCGACTCCGTCAGTTTCTGCAGAAATCCCTGGCTGCTGCCGCTGGGAAGCAG GAATTGGCCAAGTATTTCTTGGCAGAGCTGCTCTCTGAACCCAACCAGACAGAGAACGATGCCCTGGAGCCTGAAGATCTGTCCCAGGCTGCTGAACAGGATGAAATGAGGCTGGAGCTGCAGAGATCCGCTAACTCGAACCCGGCCATGGCGCCCCGAGAACGCAAAGCCGGCTGCAAGAATTTCTTCTGGAAGACTTTCACATCCTGTTAA